In the Candidatus Poribacteria bacterium genome, one interval contains:
- a CDS encoding BMC domain-containing protein, translating into MSNEALGMVETRGLVGAIEAADTMVKAANVKLIGKEQVGGGFVTVLVRGDVGAVQAATDAGAEAAKAVGELVSVHVIPRPHSEVETILGGKPAAESKSK; encoded by the coding sequence ATGAGCAATGAAGCATTAGGAATGGTTGAAACCCGCGGACTCGTTGGTGCAATCGAAGCTGCCGACACCATGGTGAAAGCCGCGAACGTTAAATTGATCGGAAAAGAACAAGTAGGTGGCGGTTTCGTCACTGTTTTGGTTCGCGGAGACGTTGGTGCGGTGCAAGCGGCGACAGACGCCGGTGCAGAAGCGGCGAAAGCGGTCGGCGAATTAGTGTCAGTACACGTCATCCCTCGCCCACACTCAGAAGTGGAAACGATTCTCGGTGGGAAACCTGCAGCGGAGAGTAAAAGTAAATAA
- a CDS encoding aldehyde dehydrogenase family protein produces the protein MAQIDEKQIEEIVSQVLRTLQQDGPAATPPAPSVGTSASSRAGVFGTVAEAIAAAKTAQAALIKLGFAKRREIIEAIKAVSLANAKRLADLAVQDTNMGNAAHKVMKNEGAVTLSPGVEDLLSEAVSGDAGTLLIEYVPFGVINSITPTTNPTSTVINHAIIMLSAGNSVVFSPHPNARDCTEETMHVINEAIVKAGGPANLLTSVANASLRTAKEIMEHPEIAMLVATGGASVVRTALSSGKKTIAAGPGNPPAIIDETADIQQAAKHVIAGTSFDNNLLCIGEKALFVIDSVANETVRELTRNGGHLLGASQLQALEAVVTEKEESNKEYIGKDALTILNAAGIAAPAETVAIVVEVPADHGFVLNEYLMPILPVVRCRDFDEALAGAVRAEGGRGHTGVLHTNNTKRITQFTKAIDCSVTVINAPSYASCGLEGEGYLAMTIAGPTGEGFTRPRTFTRQRRLTIASDLSAHTQ, from the coding sequence ATGGCACAAATTGACGAAAAACAGATAGAAGAGATTGTCTCCCAAGTCTTAAGAACACTCCAACAAGACGGACCAGCAGCGACGCCGCCTGCTCCGTCCGTGGGGACGAGTGCCTCCTCGCGGGCAGGCGTCTTTGGGACAGTGGCAGAGGCTATCGCAGCCGCGAAAACGGCACAAGCGGCATTAATCAAACTTGGGTTTGCAAAAAGACGCGAGATCATCGAAGCGATCAAAGCGGTGTCGCTCGCGAACGCGAAACGTCTCGCAGACTTGGCAGTACAAGACACAAATATGGGGAACGCCGCGCATAAAGTGATGAAAAATGAGGGTGCCGTAACACTCTCACCGGGAGTGGAAGATCTGCTCTCCGAGGCGGTATCCGGTGATGCGGGAACGCTTCTCATCGAATACGTTCCTTTCGGCGTTATTAATTCGATCACCCCTACCACCAATCCGACCTCAACGGTGATTAACCACGCGATTATCATGCTATCCGCAGGGAATTCCGTTGTGTTCAGCCCGCACCCAAATGCCCGCGACTGTACCGAAGAAACGATGCACGTTATCAACGAGGCAATTGTCAAGGCGGGAGGTCCTGCCAACCTGCTCACTTCGGTTGCGAACGCCAGTCTGCGAACGGCGAAAGAGATCATGGAGCATCCTGAGATCGCGATGCTCGTTGCGACGGGGGGTGCGTCCGTCGTCCGGACTGCCCTCTCAAGCGGTAAAAAGACCATCGCCGCTGGACCGGGCAATCCGCCTGCGATTATCGACGAAACAGCGGATATTCAACAGGCAGCGAAACATGTCATTGCGGGCACGAGTTTCGACAACAATCTGCTCTGTATCGGCGAAAAGGCACTTTTCGTTATTGATTCCGTAGCGAATGAAACGGTTCGGGAGTTAACGCGGAACGGCGGACATCTCCTCGGTGCGAGCCAACTTCAGGCATTAGAAGCGGTTGTTACGGAAAAAGAGGAATCCAACAAGGAATACATCGGTAAAGACGCCCTGACCATTTTAAACGCCGCCGGTATCGCAGCCCCTGCAGAGACGGTCGCGATTGTTGTTGAAGTGCCAGCGGATCATGGGTTCGTCCTTAACGAATACCTAATGCCGATTCTGCCCGTCGTTCGGTGTCGCGATTTCGACGAGGCGTTGGCAGGTGCGGTCAGAGCCGAAGGTGGACGTGGACACACCGGCGTGCTCCATACGAACAACACCAAACGCATCACACAGTTTACAAAGGCAATAGACTGCAGCGTTACAGTTATTAACGCTCCCTCTTATGCCTCCTGCGGATTAGAAGGCGAAGGCTACCTCGCAATGACCATCGCCGGACCGACAGGCGAAGGGTTCACGCGTCCACGCACCTTCACACGCCAGAGACGCTTAACGATCGCAAGCGATTTATCAGCACATACACAGTGA